In the Schistosoma haematobium chromosome Unknown HiC_scaffold_84, whole genome shotgun sequence genome, one interval contains:
- the WC2_19 gene encoding blue light receptor (EggNog:ENOG410IVGD~COG:K), protein MDRELIKCNSQVNNNTNNEMNNNTITITSTNSELPKYSGRHLAIADEWIQATEARYDSMENLLQSVRHDIDVLTERLDQTTPTSPELIRPTTTTTVKIGNKQTNIEEKSSPSKLEQLKVSSCPLQKEISQSSLVSHQKDLSDNLKCIPEKELLGLMADKDEFMDIRIRPIKNRLSNSNEDKLFDSNNIRQFNDNHDDINHYNNTTTTANNNECSIGEDKYLTKTWRSPSDFNLHDPFYDNSYGFTNEPYDNCNTNNANQLRTMHYVKIRQMESSHRINDDINNDDDDDEVIEYNFPSHDHHSMIETDLDDYQPDKQENSTTESEDSLSPAISPTFGNLASDEIKLQNMIISNNDTITLSISNKYLTENNNDVNNRNLNSEDFKVYDNGHSLTTIDEASEENDDDDWSSYEHEISINNGNSNNTTEKPMEDIKISKPSFEYYKDDKIPINQLTNQGFKSSCTDSNDNNTDRQEHIIRQNENVNQIALVNRQQQIETIKYNIDNNNSKTNSFVCNEKCISTSEYSQQSPNIVLLRPKKIDNSCITTSNFKSRPVSAEIRNINITNSNKKLEKSHSGSLTSMLSTISQEGVISEADSYVTVCSNLIGTGSEEAYITAQSDSDAFNEQTLYTNSHTDEENDYQTLSCKKVKTLSCRSQKRKYITDPGLDSQSASDLENDNETILDSTLTTSTPVTVTPKFTKLPSKLIASSENAVELKQNDNETFDEKTYIMDSNNNNGNLCDMHKYEALSINVKG, encoded by the coding sequence ATGGATAGAGAGTTAATCAAATGTAATtcacaagtaaacaataatacaaataatgaaatgaataataataccaTTACTATTACTTCTACAAACAGTGAATTGCCAAAATATTCTGGAAGACATTTAGCTATTGCTGATGAATGGATTCAAGCAACTGAAGCAAGATATGATTCAATGGAAAATTTATTACAATCAGTACGTCATGATATAGATGTATTAACAGAACGTTTAGATCAGACAACACCAACATCACCTGAACTTATAagaccaacaacaacaacaacggtaAAGATTGGtaataaacaaactaatatTGAAGAGAAAAGCTCACCATCAAAATTGGAACAGTTAAAAGTATCATCATGTCCACTTCAAAAAGAAATAAGTCAATCTTCATTAGTATCTCATCAAAAGGATTTATCAGATAACTTAAAATGTATCCCTGAAAAAGAACTATTAGGTCTAATGGCTGACAAAGATGAGTTTATGGATATACGGATCCGTCCAATAAAAAATCGACTTTCCAACTCCAACGAGgataaattatttgattctAATAATATTCGTcaatttaatgataatcatgATGATATTAATCACtacaataatactactactactgctaataataatgaatgtagTATTGGGGAagataaatatttaacaaaaacaTGGAGATCACCATCTGATTTCAATCTACATGATCCATTCTACGATAATTCATACGGTTTCACCAATGAACCTTATGATAATTGTAATACTAACAACGCTAATCAGCTTAGAACCATGCATTATGTTAAAATTAGACAAATGGAAAGTAGCCATAGAATAAATGATGACATTAataatgacgatgatgatgatgaagttattgaatataatttcCCTTCACATGATCACCATTCCATGATAGAAACTGATTTGGATGATTATCAACCAGATAAGCAAGAGAATAGTACTACAGAATCGGAGGACAGTTTGTCACCTGCTATATCACCAACATTTGGTAATTTAGCCTCAGACGAAatcaaattacaaaatatgattaTATCAAATAATGATACAATTACGTTATCAATCAGTAATAAATATTTGACTGAAAATAACAATGATGTGAATAATAGAAATTTAAATAGTGAGGATTTTAAAGTCTATGATAATGGGCATTCATTAACTACAATTGATGAGGCTTCGGAAGAGAACGATGATGATGACTGGTCGTCATATGAACAtgaaatttctataaataatggcaacagtaataatactactgaaaaACCCATGGAAGATATTAAGATTTCAAAACCTTCGTTTGAATATTACAAAGATGATAAAATACCAATAAATCAATTAACAAATCAGGGATTTAAATCATCCTGTACCgacagtaatgataataatactgataggCAGGAGCATATTATAAgacaaaatgaaaatgttaatcaaATTGCTTTAGTTAATCGACAGCAACAAATTGAGACGATAAAATATAATATCGATAACAACAATAGCAAAACTAATTCATTCGTATGTAATGAAAAATGTATAAGTACAAGTGAATACAGTCAACAATCACCTAATATTGTTCTATTACGACCTAAAAAAATAGATAATTCATGTATAACTACAAGTAATTTTAAATCACGACCAGTTTCAGCTGAAATTCGTAATATTAATATCACTAATAGCAATAAAAAACTAGAAAAGTCACATTCTGGTTCTTTAACTTCTATGCTATCAACAATAAGTCAAGAAGGTGTTATCAGTGAAGCTGATTCCTATGTAACTGTATGCAGTAATCTAATTGGTACAGGCAGTGAGGAAGCTTATATAACAGCACAGAGTGATTCAGATGCATTCAATGAACAAACATTATATACAAATTCTCACACAGATGAGGAAAATGATTACCAAACATTATCATGTAAAAAAGTTAAAACATTGTCTTGTCGTAGTCAAAAACGTAAATATATTACCGATCCAGGTCTGGATAGTCAGTCAGCATCGGATTTAGAAAATGATAATGAGACTATTTTAGATTCAACGTTAACCACATCGACACCAGTAACAGTTACGCCGAAATTTACTAAATTACCATCCAAATTAATTGCATCCTCTGAAAATGCTGtcgaattaaaacaaaatgataatgaaacatTTGATGAAAAAACATATATTAtggatagtaataataataatggtaatttaTGCGATATGCATAAATATGAAGCATTATCAATAAATGTTAAAGGTTAG